One segment of Salvelinus fontinalis isolate EN_2023a chromosome 42, ASM2944872v1, whole genome shotgun sequence DNA contains the following:
- the LOC129841548 gene encoding ETS-related transcription factor Elf-2-like isoform X1 codes for MTSVVLVDSGGAVVEYVTAVEDPHQEGGCEVEECEEGDGEVEVEGDMVEEETDGELDEEEEYPAVIVEEVPGRGMEQWFSAQVLVYDDGTYLMQDVGEEQEVETEMVETVEASVHYQQSGTSIYCSDKTIEAAEALLHMDSFTSLRGDRSPDVFIPAGCVTTPDFIHAAMRPDVMTETVVEVSTEDCMDEDMEVTLLEEPDESEPDHQPVRKKKAGRKPKTHQPAVSNGSPDLGIKKKPREGKGSTTYLWEFLLDLLQDKNTCPRYIKWTQREKGIFKLVDSKAVSKLWGKHKNKPDMNYETMGRALRYYYQRGILAKVEGQRLVYQFKEMPKNIVVIEDDKADSRSDDLIGSEKSYHERVLPSSETILNVAELATTPTILRGGTRTVVHPPVAKGNKAVMTGGGAAVGVPRIVTISTAPDGTQTQHSHTAIIPTSSGPRTVRVAMQVPVVMTTSLGQKISTVAVQQAPGMSGGRTTYQLANASPIGTATGNANAQPKVVIQTIPTMVPATAENGDKITVQLAKIITIPAHQLAQYQQQTKPGLGGSPGSISLLGGTNSWGVRALAPHVTMATMAAGTQVMRLAVPTTLHHHQQQTHHIVTTTQGGGTGVVTVTTTANQSAPVAASHIISGVIKRSATATREPPQQQAKTLTVQTVSLQALPVQTALPEAPEIIPVVVQSEEVLPEIKSEDPEC; via the exons ATGACCTCGGTGGTGCTCGTTGACAGTGGAGGGGCGGTGGTTGAGTATGTCACCGCCGTGGAGGACCCTCATCAG GAGGGAGGGTGTGAGGTGGAGGAGTGTGAGGAGGGAGAcggtgaggtagaggtggagggagacatGGTGGAAGAAGAGACAGACGGGGAgctggatgaagaggaggagtaccCAGCAGTGATTGTGGAGGAGGTCccaggcagggggatggagcagtGGTTCTCTGCCCAGGTTCTGGTCTACGATGACGGGACCTACCTGATGCAGGACGTGGGGGAAGAACAGGAGGTGGAGACTGAGATGGTGGAGACAG TGGAGGCGTCTGTCCATTACCAACAGTCTGGCACCAGTATCTACTGTTCTGATAAGACCATCGAGGCTGCCGAGGCTCTGCTGCACATGGACTCTTTTACCAGCCTGAGAGGGGACCGCAGcccag ATGTGTTCATCCCGGCAGGGTGTGTGACCACCCCAGACTTCATCCACGCTGCGATGCGTCCAGACGTGATGACCGAGACTGTGGTGGAGGTGTCTACGGAAGACTGTATGGACGAGGACATGGAGGTCACCCTCCTAGAGGAACCAGACGAATCAGAGCCTGACCACCAACCTGTCAGGAAGAAGAAAG CAGGGAGGAAGCCAAAGACTCACCAGCCTGCTGTGTCCAACGGATCCCCGGACCTCGGCATCAAGAAGAAACCCAGAGAAGGAAAAG GCAGCACCACGTACCTGTGGGAGTTCCTGTTAGACTTACTCCAGGACAAGAACACGTGTCCCAGGTACATCAAGTGGACTCAGAGGGAGAAGGGCATCTTCAAGCTGGTGGACTCCAAGGCCGTGTCCAAGCTGTGGGGTAAACACAAGAACAAACCTGACATGAACTATGAGACCATGGGACGGGCTCTGAG GTACTACTACCAGCGTGGTATACTGGCCAAGGTCGAAGGTCAGCGGCTGGTCTACCAGTTCAAGGAGATGCCCAAGAACATCGTTGTCATCGAGGACGACAAGGCCGACTCCAGATCGGACGATCTTATTGGCTCAGAGAAGTCTTACCACGAGAGAGTCCTGCCCTCGTCGGAGACGATACTGAATGTGGCCGAGCTCGCCACGACGCCCACCATCCTGAGGGGTGGGACTAGAACCGTGGTCCATCCTCCGGTTGCTAAGGGCAACAAGGCGGTGATGACGGGGGGCGGGGCGGCAGTGGGGGTTCCGAGGATAGTGACCATTTCCACGGCGCCAGACGGAACCCAGACGCAGCATTCTCACACGGCCATCATCCCCACTTCCTCAGGACCCAG GACTGTACGGGTTGCCATGCAAGTGCCTGTAGTCATGACAACGTCACTGGGCCAGAAGATCTCAACGGTTGCCGTGCAACAGGCGCCAGGGATGTCGGGAGGCCGAACGACTTACCAATTGGCCAACGCCTCTCCCATCGGCACGGCAACGGGCAACGCGAACGCCCAACCGAAG GTTGTAATCCAGACCATCCCCACCATGGTTCCAGCCACAGCGGAGAACGGAGACAAGATCACGGTCCAACTGGCTAAGATCATCACCATCCCAGCCCACCAGCTGGCCCAGTACCAGCAGCAGACCAAGCCTGGCCTGGGGGGCTCCCCGGGCAGCATCTCTCTCCTGGGCGGGACAAACTCCTGGGGGGTACGAGCCCTGGCACCTCATGTGACCATGGCTACCATGGCTGCAGGGACACAG GTGATGAGGCTGGCTGTTCCCACAACGCtgcatcatcatcaacaacagacACATCATATCGTCACGACGACGCAAGGTGGCGGGACCGGAGTTGTCACCGTGACGACGACAGCCAATCAGAGCGCTCCGGTGGCGGCATCCCATATCATCAGCGGCGTCATCAAGAGATCTGCCACGGCAACGAGAGAACCGCCGCAGCAGCAAGCCAAGACGCTGACCGTTCAAACGGTGTCGCTACAGGCCCTCCCCGTCCAGACGGCGTTACCGGAAGCACCGGAGATCATCCCGGTAGTCGTCCAATCAGAAGAGGTCCTGCCTGAGATCAAATCAGAAGATCCGGAGTGTTGA
- the LOC129841548 gene encoding ETS-related transcription factor Elf-2-like isoform X4: MTSVVLVDSGGAVVEYVTAVEDPHQEGGCEVEECEEGDGEVEVEGDMVEEETDGELDEEEEYPAVIVEEVPGRGMEQWFSAQVLVYDDGTYLMQDVGEEQEVETEMVETVEASVHYQQSGTSIYCSDKTIEAAEALLHMDSFTSLRGDRSPDVFIPAGCVTTPDFIHAAMRPDVMTETVVEVSTEDCMDEDMEVTLLEEPDESEPDHQPVRKKKAGRKPKTHQPAVSNGSPDLGIKKKPREGKGSTTYLWEFLLDLLQDKNTCPRYIKWTQREKGIFKLVDSKAVSKLWGKHKNKPDMNYETMGRALRYYYQRGILAKVEGQRLVYQFKEMPKNIVVIEDDKADSRSDDLIGSEKSYHERVLPSSETILNVAELATTPTILRGGTRTVVHPPVAKGNKAVMTGGGAAVGVPRIVTISTAPDGTQTQHSHTAIIPTSSGPRTVRVAMQVPVVMTTSLGQKISTVAVQQAPGMSGGRTTYQLANASPIGTATGNANAQPKVVIQTIPPLCIDLECIDLFISSLQVVIQTPPTTLYRSRMYRPVHLFSPGCNPDHPTTLYRSRMYRPVHLFSPGCNPDPPHHSV, translated from the exons ATGACCTCGGTGGTGCTCGTTGACAGTGGAGGGGCGGTGGTTGAGTATGTCACCGCCGTGGAGGACCCTCATCAG GAGGGAGGGTGTGAGGTGGAGGAGTGTGAGGAGGGAGAcggtgaggtagaggtggagggagacatGGTGGAAGAAGAGACAGACGGGGAgctggatgaagaggaggagtaccCAGCAGTGATTGTGGAGGAGGTCccaggcagggggatggagcagtGGTTCTCTGCCCAGGTTCTGGTCTACGATGACGGGACCTACCTGATGCAGGACGTGGGGGAAGAACAGGAGGTGGAGACTGAGATGGTGGAGACAG TGGAGGCGTCTGTCCATTACCAACAGTCTGGCACCAGTATCTACTGTTCTGATAAGACCATCGAGGCTGCCGAGGCTCTGCTGCACATGGACTCTTTTACCAGCCTGAGAGGGGACCGCAGcccag ATGTGTTCATCCCGGCAGGGTGTGTGACCACCCCAGACTTCATCCACGCTGCGATGCGTCCAGACGTGATGACCGAGACTGTGGTGGAGGTGTCTACGGAAGACTGTATGGACGAGGACATGGAGGTCACCCTCCTAGAGGAACCAGACGAATCAGAGCCTGACCACCAACCTGTCAGGAAGAAGAAAG CAGGGAGGAAGCCAAAGACTCACCAGCCTGCTGTGTCCAACGGATCCCCGGACCTCGGCATCAAGAAGAAACCCAGAGAAGGAAAAG GCAGCACCACGTACCTGTGGGAGTTCCTGTTAGACTTACTCCAGGACAAGAACACGTGTCCCAGGTACATCAAGTGGACTCAGAGGGAGAAGGGCATCTTCAAGCTGGTGGACTCCAAGGCCGTGTCCAAGCTGTGGGGTAAACACAAGAACAAACCTGACATGAACTATGAGACCATGGGACGGGCTCTGAG GTACTACTACCAGCGTGGTATACTGGCCAAGGTCGAAGGTCAGCGGCTGGTCTACCAGTTCAAGGAGATGCCCAAGAACATCGTTGTCATCGAGGACGACAAGGCCGACTCCAGATCGGACGATCTTATTGGCTCAGAGAAGTCTTACCACGAGAGAGTCCTGCCCTCGTCGGAGACGATACTGAATGTGGCCGAGCTCGCCACGACGCCCACCATCCTGAGGGGTGGGACTAGAACCGTGGTCCATCCTCCGGTTGCTAAGGGCAACAAGGCGGTGATGACGGGGGGCGGGGCGGCAGTGGGGGTTCCGAGGATAGTGACCATTTCCACGGCGCCAGACGGAACCCAGACGCAGCATTCTCACACGGCCATCATCCCCACTTCCTCAGGACCCAG GACTGTACGGGTTGCCATGCAAGTGCCTGTAGTCATGACAACGTCACTGGGCCAGAAGATCTCAACGGTTGCCGTGCAACAGGCGCCAGGGATGTCGGGAGGCCGAACGACTTACCAATTGGCCAACGCCTCTCCCATCGGCACGGCAACGGGCAACGCGAACGCCCAACCGAAG GTTGTAATCCAGACCATCCCACCACTCTGTATAGATCTAGAATGTATAGACCTGTTCATCTCTTCTCTCCAGGTTGTAATCCAGACCCCCCCCACCACTCTGTATAGATCTAGAATGTATAGACCTGTTCATCTCTTCTCTCCAGGTTGTAATCCAGACCATCCCACCACTCTGTATAGATCTAGAATGTATAGACCTGTTCATCTCTTCTCTCCAGGTTGTAATCCAGACCCCCCCCACCACTCTGTATAG
- the LOC129841548 gene encoding ETS-related transcription factor Elf-2-like isoform X2, whose translation MTSVVLVDSGGAVVEYVTAVEDPHQEGGCEVEECEEGDGEVEVEGDMVEEETDGELDEEEEYPAVIVEEVPGRGMEQWFSAQVLVYDDGTYLMQDVGEEQEVETEMVETVEASVHYQQSGTSIYCSDKTIEAAEALLHMDSFTSLRGDRSPDVFIPAGCVTTPDFIHAAMRPDVMTETVVEVSTEDCMDEDMEVTLLEEPDESEPDHQPVRKKKGRKPKTHQPAVSNGSPDLGIKKKPREGKGSTTYLWEFLLDLLQDKNTCPRYIKWTQREKGIFKLVDSKAVSKLWGKHKNKPDMNYETMGRALRYYYQRGILAKVEGQRLVYQFKEMPKNIVVIEDDKADSRSDDLIGSEKSYHERVLPSSETILNVAELATTPTILRGGTRTVVHPPVAKGNKAVMTGGGAAVGVPRIVTISTAPDGTQTQHSHTAIIPTSSGPRTVRVAMQVPVVMTTSLGQKISTVAVQQAPGMSGGRTTYQLANASPIGTATGNANAQPKVVIQTIPTMVPATAENGDKITVQLAKIITIPAHQLAQYQQQTKPGLGGSPGSISLLGGTNSWGVRALAPHVTMATMAAGTQVMRLAVPTTLHHHQQQTHHIVTTTQGGGTGVVTVTTTANQSAPVAASHIISGVIKRSATATREPPQQQAKTLTVQTVSLQALPVQTALPEAPEIIPVVVQSEEVLPEIKSEDPEC comes from the exons ATGACCTCGGTGGTGCTCGTTGACAGTGGAGGGGCGGTGGTTGAGTATGTCACCGCCGTGGAGGACCCTCATCAG GAGGGAGGGTGTGAGGTGGAGGAGTGTGAGGAGGGAGAcggtgaggtagaggtggagggagacatGGTGGAAGAAGAGACAGACGGGGAgctggatgaagaggaggagtaccCAGCAGTGATTGTGGAGGAGGTCccaggcagggggatggagcagtGGTTCTCTGCCCAGGTTCTGGTCTACGATGACGGGACCTACCTGATGCAGGACGTGGGGGAAGAACAGGAGGTGGAGACTGAGATGGTGGAGACAG TGGAGGCGTCTGTCCATTACCAACAGTCTGGCACCAGTATCTACTGTTCTGATAAGACCATCGAGGCTGCCGAGGCTCTGCTGCACATGGACTCTTTTACCAGCCTGAGAGGGGACCGCAGcccag ATGTGTTCATCCCGGCAGGGTGTGTGACCACCCCAGACTTCATCCACGCTGCGATGCGTCCAGACGTGATGACCGAGACTGTGGTGGAGGTGTCTACGGAAGACTGTATGGACGAGGACATGGAGGTCACCCTCCTAGAGGAACCAGACGAATCAGAGCCTGACCACCAACCTGTCAGGAAGAAGAAAG GGAGGAAGCCAAAGACTCACCAGCCTGCTGTGTCCAACGGATCCCCGGACCTCGGCATCAAGAAGAAACCCAGAGAAGGAAAAG GCAGCACCACGTACCTGTGGGAGTTCCTGTTAGACTTACTCCAGGACAAGAACACGTGTCCCAGGTACATCAAGTGGACTCAGAGGGAGAAGGGCATCTTCAAGCTGGTGGACTCCAAGGCCGTGTCCAAGCTGTGGGGTAAACACAAGAACAAACCTGACATGAACTATGAGACCATGGGACGGGCTCTGAG GTACTACTACCAGCGTGGTATACTGGCCAAGGTCGAAGGTCAGCGGCTGGTCTACCAGTTCAAGGAGATGCCCAAGAACATCGTTGTCATCGAGGACGACAAGGCCGACTCCAGATCGGACGATCTTATTGGCTCAGAGAAGTCTTACCACGAGAGAGTCCTGCCCTCGTCGGAGACGATACTGAATGTGGCCGAGCTCGCCACGACGCCCACCATCCTGAGGGGTGGGACTAGAACCGTGGTCCATCCTCCGGTTGCTAAGGGCAACAAGGCGGTGATGACGGGGGGCGGGGCGGCAGTGGGGGTTCCGAGGATAGTGACCATTTCCACGGCGCCAGACGGAACCCAGACGCAGCATTCTCACACGGCCATCATCCCCACTTCCTCAGGACCCAG GACTGTACGGGTTGCCATGCAAGTGCCTGTAGTCATGACAACGTCACTGGGCCAGAAGATCTCAACGGTTGCCGTGCAACAGGCGCCAGGGATGTCGGGAGGCCGAACGACTTACCAATTGGCCAACGCCTCTCCCATCGGCACGGCAACGGGCAACGCGAACGCCCAACCGAAG GTTGTAATCCAGACCATCCCCACCATGGTTCCAGCCACAGCGGAGAACGGAGACAAGATCACGGTCCAACTGGCTAAGATCATCACCATCCCAGCCCACCAGCTGGCCCAGTACCAGCAGCAGACCAAGCCTGGCCTGGGGGGCTCCCCGGGCAGCATCTCTCTCCTGGGCGGGACAAACTCCTGGGGGGTACGAGCCCTGGCACCTCATGTGACCATGGCTACCATGGCTGCAGGGACACAG GTGATGAGGCTGGCTGTTCCCACAACGCtgcatcatcatcaacaacagacACATCATATCGTCACGACGACGCAAGGTGGCGGGACCGGAGTTGTCACCGTGACGACGACAGCCAATCAGAGCGCTCCGGTGGCGGCATCCCATATCATCAGCGGCGTCATCAAGAGATCTGCCACGGCAACGAGAGAACCGCCGCAGCAGCAAGCCAAGACGCTGACCGTTCAAACGGTGTCGCTACAGGCCCTCCCCGTCCAGACGGCGTTACCGGAAGCACCGGAGATCATCCCGGTAGTCGTCCAATCAGAAGAGGTCCTGCCTGAGATCAAATCAGAAGATCCGGAGTGTTGA
- the LOC129841548 gene encoding ETS-related transcription factor Elf-2-like isoform X3, with protein MATSLHEGPANQLDLLIRAVEASVHYQQSGTSIYCSDKTIEAAEALLHMDSFTSLRGDRSPDVFIPAGCVTTPDFIHAAMRPDVMTETVVEVSTEDCMDEDMEVTLLEEPDESEPDHQPVRKKKAGRKPKTHQPAVSNGSPDLGIKKKPREGKGSTTYLWEFLLDLLQDKNTCPRYIKWTQREKGIFKLVDSKAVSKLWGKHKNKPDMNYETMGRALRYYYQRGILAKVEGQRLVYQFKEMPKNIVVIEDDKADSRSDDLIGSEKSYHERVLPSSETILNVAELATTPTILRGGTRTVVHPPVAKGNKAVMTGGGAAVGVPRIVTISTAPDGTQTQHSHTAIIPTSSGPRTVRVAMQVPVVMTTSLGQKISTVAVQQAPGMSGGRTTYQLANASPIGTATGNANAQPKVVIQTIPTMVPATAENGDKITVQLAKIITIPAHQLAQYQQQTKPGLGGSPGSISLLGGTNSWGVRALAPHVTMATMAAGTQVMRLAVPTTLHHHQQQTHHIVTTTQGGGTGVVTVTTTANQSAPVAASHIISGVIKRSATATREPPQQQAKTLTVQTVSLQALPVQTALPEAPEIIPVVVQSEEVLPEIKSEDPEC; from the exons ATGGCGACTTCACTTCATGAGGGGCCCGCTAACCAACTCGATCTGCTCATCAGAGCAG TGGAGGCGTCTGTCCATTACCAACAGTCTGGCACCAGTATCTACTGTTCTGATAAGACCATCGAGGCTGCCGAGGCTCTGCTGCACATGGACTCTTTTACCAGCCTGAGAGGGGACCGCAGcccag ATGTGTTCATCCCGGCAGGGTGTGTGACCACCCCAGACTTCATCCACGCTGCGATGCGTCCAGACGTGATGACCGAGACTGTGGTGGAGGTGTCTACGGAAGACTGTATGGACGAGGACATGGAGGTCACCCTCCTAGAGGAACCAGACGAATCAGAGCCTGACCACCAACCTGTCAGGAAGAAGAAAG CAGGGAGGAAGCCAAAGACTCACCAGCCTGCTGTGTCCAACGGATCCCCGGACCTCGGCATCAAGAAGAAACCCAGAGAAGGAAAAG GCAGCACCACGTACCTGTGGGAGTTCCTGTTAGACTTACTCCAGGACAAGAACACGTGTCCCAGGTACATCAAGTGGACTCAGAGGGAGAAGGGCATCTTCAAGCTGGTGGACTCCAAGGCCGTGTCCAAGCTGTGGGGTAAACACAAGAACAAACCTGACATGAACTATGAGACCATGGGACGGGCTCTGAG GTACTACTACCAGCGTGGTATACTGGCCAAGGTCGAAGGTCAGCGGCTGGTCTACCAGTTCAAGGAGATGCCCAAGAACATCGTTGTCATCGAGGACGACAAGGCCGACTCCAGATCGGACGATCTTATTGGCTCAGAGAAGTCTTACCACGAGAGAGTCCTGCCCTCGTCGGAGACGATACTGAATGTGGCCGAGCTCGCCACGACGCCCACCATCCTGAGGGGTGGGACTAGAACCGTGGTCCATCCTCCGGTTGCTAAGGGCAACAAGGCGGTGATGACGGGGGGCGGGGCGGCAGTGGGGGTTCCGAGGATAGTGACCATTTCCACGGCGCCAGACGGAACCCAGACGCAGCATTCTCACACGGCCATCATCCCCACTTCCTCAGGACCCAG GACTGTACGGGTTGCCATGCAAGTGCCTGTAGTCATGACAACGTCACTGGGCCAGAAGATCTCAACGGTTGCCGTGCAACAGGCGCCAGGGATGTCGGGAGGCCGAACGACTTACCAATTGGCCAACGCCTCTCCCATCGGCACGGCAACGGGCAACGCGAACGCCCAACCGAAG GTTGTAATCCAGACCATCCCCACCATGGTTCCAGCCACAGCGGAGAACGGAGACAAGATCACGGTCCAACTGGCTAAGATCATCACCATCCCAGCCCACCAGCTGGCCCAGTACCAGCAGCAGACCAAGCCTGGCCTGGGGGGCTCCCCGGGCAGCATCTCTCTCCTGGGCGGGACAAACTCCTGGGGGGTACGAGCCCTGGCACCTCATGTGACCATGGCTACCATGGCTGCAGGGACACAG GTGATGAGGCTGGCTGTTCCCACAACGCtgcatcatcatcaacaacagacACATCATATCGTCACGACGACGCAAGGTGGCGGGACCGGAGTTGTCACCGTGACGACGACAGCCAATCAGAGCGCTCCGGTGGCGGCATCCCATATCATCAGCGGCGTCATCAAGAGATCTGCCACGGCAACGAGAGAACCGCCGCAGCAGCAAGCCAAGACGCTGACCGTTCAAACGGTGTCGCTACAGGCCCTCCCCGTCCAGACGGCGTTACCGGAAGCACCGGAGATCATCCCGGTAGTCGTCCAATCAGAAGAGGTCCTGCCTGAGATCAAATCAGAAGATCCGGAGTGTTGA